The sequence below is a genomic window from Actinomycetes bacterium.
TCGTCAAGGTCGGTGACGAGATCGAGGCCCTGGTCCTGCAGAAGGAGGACAAGGAGGGCCGGCTGATCCTGTCCAAGAAGCGCGCCCAGTACGAGCGCGCCTGGGGCACGATCGAGCAGCTCAAGGAGGAGGACGGCGTCGTCACCGGCACCGTCATCGAGGTGGTCAAGGGCGGCCTGATCCTCGACATCGGGCTGCGCGGCTTCCTGCCGGCGTCCCTGGTCGAGATGCGCCGGGTGCGCGACCTCCAGCCGTACGTCGGCAAGGAGCTCGAGGCCAAGATCATCGAGCTGGACAAGAACCGCAACAACGTCGTGCTGTCCCGCCGGGCGTGGCTGGAGCAGACCCAGTCCGCGGTGCGGCAGAACTTCCTCACCACGCTGCAGAAGGGTCAGGTGCGCAGCGGCGTCGTCTCCTCGATCGTCAACTTCGGTGCGTTCGTGGACCTCGGCGGCGTCGACGGTCTGGTGCACGTCTCCGAGCTGTCCTGGAAGCACATCGACCACCCGTCCGAGGTCGTCGAGGTCGGCCAGGAGGTCACCGTCGAGGTCCTCGACGTAGACATGGACCGCGAGCGGGTCTCGCTGTCGCTCAAGGCGACGCAGGAGGACCCCTGGCAGCAGTTCGCCCGGACCCACCAGATCGGCCAGGTCGTCCCCGGCAAGGTCACCAAGCTGGTGCCGTTCGGCGCGTTCGTCCGGGTGGACGAGGGCATCGAGGGCCTGGTCCACATCTCCGAGCTGGCCGAGCGCCACGTGGAGATCCCTGAGCAGGTCGTCCAGGTCGCCAACGACATCTTCGTCAAGGTCATCGACATCGACCTCGAGCGGCGCCGGATCAGCCTGTCCCTGAAGCAGGCCAACGAGGGCACCATCGGCGAGGCCGTGGAGTTCGACCCGACCATGTACGGCATGGCGGCGAACTACGACGAGCAGGGCAACTACATTTACCCCGACGGCTTCGACCCGGAGACCGGCGAGTGGCTGCCCGGCTACGAGACGCAGCAGGCCGAGTGGGAGAAGCAGTACGCCGCGGCCCAGGAGCGGTTCGAGGCGCACAAGGTGCAGGTCGAGGAGGCCCGTCGCAGCGACGCCGAGGCCACCACCGAGGCGCCGTCGGCCTACTCCTCCGAGGGCAGCGACGACGCCGAGGAGGCCGCTGGCACCCTCGCGTCGGACGAGGCGCTGGCCGCGCTGCGCGAGAAGCTGACCGGCGAGTCCTGATCCAGCGGACTGGCTGGCTGCGGCCCCGCACCCCACCGGGTGCGGGGCCGCAGCACGTTCTCCGTCTACGCTTCGAACCGTGCTGACGATCGGGCTCACTGGCGGGATCGGGGCCGGCAAGAGCGAGGTGGCCCGCCTGCTCATGACCTACGGTGCGGTGCTCATCGACGCTGACCGGATCGCCCGCGAGGTGGTCGAACCGGGCACCTCGGGTCTCGCCGAGGTCGTCGCGCAGTTCGGCTCCGAGGTGCTGACCGCAGACGGGGCGCTGGACCGGGCCGCCATGGCGCGCCTGGTGTTCGGCGACGAGCGGGCCAGGCGGCGGCTCGAGGCCGTGGTCCACCCGCTGGTGGCCCAGCGGACCCAGGACCTGCTCGCATCGGTCCCACCGGACGCCGTCGTCGTCCACGACGTCCCGCTGCTCGTGGAGAAGGGCTACGCGGCGCGCTACGACATGGTCGTCGTGGTCGAGGCGCCCGAGGACGTGCGGGTGGACCGGCTGGTCGAGCACCGGGGGTTCAGCGCCGAGGACGCCGGTGCCAGGATCGCCGCGCAGGCGACCCCGGCCGAGCGGGCCGCCGTCGCCGACGTCGTCATCGACAACGCCGGGACGTTCGCTGACCTCGAGGTGCAAGTGGCCGAGCTCTGGGTGGAGGTCACCTCACGGCTGGCCTGACCGCACGGCCGCCCGCTCAGGTGCTCACCAGGGCGTCGACGACCAGCAGACTGAAGACGACGACCATGATGCCGGCGGCGACGACCAGCGGGACGACCCAGCGGGAGTAGGGGTCGGTGCGCACACGGTGCCGCCCGGCCGGCCACCAGGGGTGGGTACGGCGGTGCCGCGGGAGGGACGCACCAGCCACCTTCACCATGATAGGCGTCGGCGGCGGACGGCCCTGGGCGGTTGTCGGACCCGCCCCCTACCGTGGACCCATGCGCCCCGTGACCGACCTGCAGCGCCGGGTGGCCCCGTTCCAGGTGATCTCCGAGTTCTCGCCGTCCGGCGACCAGCCCGCCGCCATCGACGAGCTCGAGCGGCGGGTCCGCGCGGGGGAGCGCGACGTCGTGCTCCTCGGGGCCACCGGCACCGGCAAGTCCGCGACCACGGCCTGGCTGGTGGAGCGGCTGCAGCGGCCGACCCTGGTGATGGCCCCGAACAAGACCCTCGCGGCCCAGCTGGCCAACGAGTTCCGCGAGCTGCTGCCCAACAACGCGGTCGAGTACTTCGTCTCGTACTACGACTACTACCAGCCCGAGGCGTACATCCCGCAGACCGACACCTACATCGAGAAGGACTCCTCGATCAACGACGAGGTGGAGCGGCTGCGGCACTCGGCCACGAACAGCCTGCTCACCAGGCGCGACGTCATCGTGGTGGCCTCGGTGTCGTGCATCTACGGCCTGGGCACCCCGCAGGAGTACGTCGACCGGATGGTGCGGCTGCGGGTCGGCCAGGAGTTCGACCGGGACCAGCTGCTGCGCCGGTTCGTGGACATTCAGTACACCCGCAACGACATCGCGTTCACCCGGGGCACCTTCCGGGTGCGTGGCGACACGATCGAGATCTTCCCGGTGTACGAGGAGCGAGCCGTTCGGATCGAGATGTTCGGCGACGAGATCGAGCGGCTGATGACCCTGCACCCGCTCACCGGCGAGGTGGTGACCGAGGACGAGGAGCTGTACGTCTTCCCGGCGTCCCACTACATCGCCGGGCCGGAGCGCATGGAGCGGGCGATCGCCGGCATCGAGGCGGAGGCTGCGGAGCGGCTGGCCGAGCTGGAGCGGCAGGGGAAGCTGCTGGAGGCGCAGCGGCTGCGGATGCGTACGTCGTACGACGTGGAGATGATGCGGCAGGTCGGCAGCTGCTCCGGGATCGAGAACTACAGCCGGCACATCGACGGCCGCGCGCCCGGCACGCCACCGAACACCCTGCTCGACTACTTCCCCGAGGACTTCCTGATGGTCATCGACGAGTCGCACGTGACCGTGCCACAGATCGGGGGCATGTACGAGGGGGACATGTCCCGCAAGCGCAACCTGGTCGACCACGGCTTCCGGCTGCCCAGCGCCATGGACAACCGGCCGCTGCGCTGGGAGGAGTTCGTTGAGCGGGTCGGGCAGACGGTCTACCTGTCGGCGACCCCCGGCCCCTACGAGCTCGGCCGTGGCCACGGGGTGGTCGAGCAGATCATCCGGCCCACCGGACTGGTCGACCCCGAGGTCGTGGTCAAGCCCACGAAGGGCCAGATCGACGACCTCGTGCACGAGATCAGAGAGCGGGCCGAACGGGACGAGCGGGTGCTCGTCACCACGCTGACCAAGAAGATGGCGGAGGACCTCACCGACTACCTGCTCGAGCTGGGCATCCGGGTGCGGTACCTGCACTCCGAGGTCGACACGCTGCGCCGGGTGGAGCTGCTGCGCGAGCTGCGGCAAGGCGAGTTCGACGTCCTCGTGGGCATCAACCTGCTGCGCGAGGGTCTGGACCTGCCCGAGGTGTCCTTGGTGTCCATCCTGGACGCCGACAAGGAGGGGTTCCTGCGGTCGGGGACGTCGCTGATCCAGACCATCGGCCGGGCGGCCCGCAACGTCTCCGGCCAGGTGCACATGTACGCCGACCAGATCACCCCGTCCATGCAGCACGCGATCGACGAGACCAACCGGCGCCGGGCCAAGCAGGTCGCCTACAACACCGAGCGCGGCCTCGACCCGCAGCCGTTGCGCAAGCGGATTAGCGACATCACCGAGCTGCTGGCCAGGGAGGACGCCGACACCGAGCAGCTGATCGGCTCCGGCCGCAGCCAGTCGCGGGGAAGGGGGCCGGTCCGGGGAGGTGGCCGGGGCGTCGACGTCGGCCGGCACTCCACCGACCTGGCCGGGATGCCGCGCGCCGAACTGGCCGACCTGATCCAGCAGCTCACCGACCAGATGCACGCGTCCGCTGCCGAGCTGCAGTTCGAGGTGGCGGCCCGACTGCGCGACGAGATCGGGGACCTGAAGAAGGAGCTGCGCGGCATGGACGCCGCAGGGGTCGGCTGACGCGGCCTGGGCCTCCGATGGCGAGGAGACGACCTCGGGCGGCCAGCCGTTAGGGTGGATTGAGCCGGCCCTTGCTCCCGGAAGGAACGTCACGCTCCATGGACGTCTCACCAGCCGTCTGGGGCGCCACGCTCGCCGGCATCCTCGCCGTCATCGCGATCGACCTGGTCGCGGTCAGCCGCCGACCGCATCGGCCGACGATGCGCGAGTCGACCGCGTGGGTCTTCTTCTACATCGCGCTCGCCCTTGCCTTCGGGGCCGTGGTCGCCGTCGCGTTCGGCAGCCGCTACGCCGGTGAGTTCTACGCCGGGTGGCTGACCGAGTACAGCCTGTCGGTCGACAACCTGTTCGTGTTCGTCATCATCATGTCCCGGTTCCGGGTCCCGGCGACCGCCCAGCAGACCGTGCTGATCATCGGGGTGATCCTGGCCCTGGTGTTCCGCGGGATCTTCATCGCGCTCGGCGCGGCCGCGATCGCCCGGTTCTCCTGGGTGTTCTACCTGTTCGGCGCGTTCCTGCTGTACACGGCGTACAAGCTGTTCAGCCACGACGAGGACGAGGAGGACGAGTTCAAGGGGAACGCGCTGTTGCGCCTGGTGCGCCGGGTGGTGCCCACCGCCCCCGACTACGACGGGATCAGGCTGCGCACCACGGTGGCAGGGCGACGGCTGTTCACCCCGATGCTCGTCGTGATGGTCGCCATCGGCACCACCGACGTGCTGTTCGCCCTCGACTCCATCCCGGCGATCTTCGGGCTCACCAAGGAGCCCTACCTGGTGTTCACGGCCAACGCGTTCGCGCTGATGGGCCTGGTCCAGCTGTACTTCCTGCTCGGCGGGCTGCTGGACCGGCTGGTCTTCCTGGGCCGGGGGCTGGCGGTCGTCCTCGCGTTCATCGGCGTGAAGCTGGTGCTCGAGGCGCTGCACACCAACACGCTGCCGTTCATCAACGGGGGCGAGCCGGTGCCGTGGGCGCCGGTGATCCCGATCACGCTGTCGCTGGTGGTGATCGTGGTGATCCTCGGGGTCACCGCCGTGGCCAGCCTGCTGCACACCCGCCGGACGGCGCAGGCCGACGGCTGAGCCCGGCCGCGCGCCATTGGTCCCCGACCATTTGCGTGGGAACCAGCGCGTGCGGGCTCGCTCACCGGCGCGACGTCCCCGACCCCCATGGTCGCTGGGTCCGTGACCGAGAAGCCGAGTCGTTCAGAACGCGAGTAGGCGTCGGCGTGTCGCAGTCAGGCCAGGTCGAGGACGTGGGCGCGCGCCCAGCAATGCTCAGTGGAGCAGTCTCGGCAGTAGTGCGCCGGGGCCACGCCGTCACCCAGCACAAGGCCGCGGGCCGGTTGTCCGCGCCCGCAGCTGTGGGCGGTGTCGTCGAACCCGCTCAGGTCCACCGGCTGGGTCAGCGGCGAGGCAACGACCAAACCGGCCCGGAGCCTCTCCGCGTCGTCCATGACTGCATCGTGTACCCGATCGTTCGGCTGTGGCGGCTTCGGTGGCAGCTTCCTCGCGGAGTAGGTGACCAGCCCCCGCGACGGCCCACCGGGCTCGCGCCAAACCTTCTGGCGTTCACCAGCCGCGGGCTGCCCACTTGGCCAGGTGGGGACGCTCGTCGCCGAGGTTGGTGTCGTCGCCGTGGCCCGGGTAGACCCAGGTCTCGTCGGGCAGCTTGTTGAACACCTTGGCCAACACCCCTTGGTAGAGGGACTCGAAGTCTGCCGGGCTTGCTGTCTTGCCTACGCCCCCTGGGAACAGGCAGTCGCCGCTGAACAGGTGCGGGCTGCCCTCCGGGTCGTCGTACAGCAGGGCGATGCTGCCCGGCGTGTGCCCGACCAGGTGGATCACGGCCAGCTCCACCTCGCCGAACCGCACCCGGTCGCCGTCGCGCAGGAACACGTCGGTCTCGACCGGGATGCCCTCGGAGTCGTCGGGGTGCGCGAAGGTCCGTGCCCCGGTGGCCTTCGCGACCTCGGCCAGCGCCTGCCAGTGGTCCGCATGCCGGTGGGTGGTGACGATCCCGCCCACCCCGCCGGGACCGATCAGCTCGAGCAGCCGGTCGGCATCGTTGGCGGCGTCCACCAACAGCTGCTCGCCGGTGACCCGGCAGCGCAGCAGGTAGGCGTTGTTGTCCATCGGGCCGACCGAGATCTTGCTGATGACCAGCTGTGCCAGCTCGTGGACGTCGGCGGATCCACCCGGGTGGACGTGTCCGGTGTAGGGCATGGCAGCCTCCTGATCCGAGCCAGCGGTCATTGCCACGGCGGTGCGGACGGTACCGAACCGGTCCCGTCGAAGGACAGCCCGGTCCCGTCGCTGCGGCCGACCAGCCAACCGAGCAGGTCCTGCGCGGGGCCGGTCAGGACCGGCCGGTCGGGCGCGAGAGCCCACGACCGTCCGGTGTCCGGGTCGCGGAGCACGCCGACGGGGGAGCCGCCGATGGACGGCGTCAGCTCGGCCAGCGTGCGCTCGGCGAACGCGAGCGACCAGTCGGCCGGGTGGTAGGCCGCGGCGAGGTCGACCAGGTGGATCTCGACCTCGCGGATCCGGCGCAGCGGCAGCCCGGCAGCCGGGACGGTGGCCCCGGACCCCACCCGCAGCTCGACGCCGAGCGCGCCAGCCGGCAGGTCGGCCAGCGCCGCGGCGAGGCGTTCGCTGGCGGCCTCGGTGTCCGCGACCTGCTCGGACGCCGGCCGGCCCGCATCCCGCTCGATCTCGGCGTCCCGCGCTGCGCGGCCCCCCGGGTACATCGGGGTCTCGACCCCGGTGCGGGCCCAGGTGGCCAGGTTGACCAGCCCGTCGGCATTGCGGGCGAGGTGGGTGACCACGTGCCCCCGGGTCCATCCGGGGAGCAGCGACGGCTCGCGCAGCGCTGCGTCGTCCAGGGCTCGCACGGCCGCGACCAGCCGGACCGTCGAGCCGCTCAGCTCGGCCAGTGACGCCGCGTAGGGGTCAGCAGGGGGCATGCCCCGACCGTACTGCTCCGTCTCGGTGGGCGGGGCGGCCGGTCGCCGAGGACGCACCTGTCGGTGGCCCCGGCTAGCCTGGACGCTGCGCGACCTGCCCCCGAGCCGCCCTGATAGAACGAGGACGCCGCTGTGCCCGACCGCCTGATCGTGCGTGGTGCTCGCGAGCACAACCTGAAGGACGTCTCGCTCGACCTGCCCAGGGACAGCCTCGTGGTGTTCACCGGGCTGTCCGGGTCGGGCAAGTCCAGCCTGGCCTTCGACACCATCTTCGCCGAGGGCCAGCGCCGCTACGTCGAGAGCCTGTCCGCCTACGCCCGCCAGTTCCTGGGCCAGCTGGACAAGCCGGACGTCGACTTCATCGAGGGGCTGTCCCCAGCGGTCTCGATCGACCAGAAGTCCACCTCGCGCAACCCCCGCTCCACCGTGGGCACGATCACCGAGGTCTACGACTACCTGCGGCTGCTGTTCGCGCGCATCGGCCAGCCGCACTGTCCGGTCTGCGGCCAGCCGATCGCGCGGCAGACCCCCCAGCAGATCGTCGACCGGGTGCTCGAGCTCGACGAGGGCGGCCGGTTCCAGGTGCTGGCCCCCGTGGTCCGGGCCCGCAAGGGCGAGTACGTGGACCTGTTCCGCGAGCTGCAGACCAAGGGCTACAGCCGGGCCAGGGTCGACGGCACCGTGATCAGCCTGGCCGAGCCGCCGACCCTGAAGAAGCAGGAGAAGCACACCATCGAGGTGGTGGTCGACCGGCTCCAGGTCAAACAGTCCGCGCGGCGCCGGCTCACCGACTCGATCGAGACCGCGCTCACCCTCGGCGGCGGGCTGGTCGTGCTCGACTTCGTGGACCTGCCGGAGGACGACCCGCACCGCGAGCGCACCTTCTCCGAGCACCTGGCCTGCCTCGACGACGACCTGTCCTTCGAGGAGCTCGAGCCCCGGTCGTTCTCGTTCAACAGCCCATTCGGGGCCTGCCCCACCTGCACCGGCCTGGGCACCCGCATGGAGGTCGATCCCGAGCTCGTCGTGGCGGACCCGTCGGTGTCCCTCGACGAGGGTGCGCTGGTGCCGTGGCGCGGCGCCACCACCAGTGACTACTTCGGCCGGCTGGTCCAGGCGCTGGCCGACACCATGGGCTTTCGCACCGACGTCGCGTTCGAGCGGTTGCCGGCCAAGGTCCGTACGGCGCTGCTGCACGGCATCGACGAGCAGGTGCACGTGCGCTACCGCAACCGGTACGGCCGGGAGCGCTCGTACTACACGGCGTTCGAGGGGGTGATCCCGTTCGTCCAGCGCCGGCACGCCGAGGCCGAGTCGGACACCGCGCGTGACCGCTGGGAAGGCTTCATGCGCCAGGTCCCGTGCCCGGACTGCGGCGGGTCCCGACTCAAGCCCGTCGTCCTCGCGGTGACCGTGGGCGGGCACAACATCGCCGAGGTCGCGGGGCTGCCGATCGGGGAGTGCGCCGAGTACCTGCGCACCCTCGACCTGTCCCCACGGGACCAGCAGATCGCCGAGCGGGTGCTCAAGGAGGTCAACGAGCGGCTGCGGTTCCTGCTCGACGTGGGCCTGGACTACCTGTCGCTCGACCGGGCCGCCGGCACCCTCGCGGGCGGCGAGGCCCAGCGGATCCGACTGGCCACCCAGATTGGTTCCGGCCTGGTCGGTGTCCTCTACGTGCTGGACGAGCCGTCGATCGGGCTGCACCAGCGGGACAACCGCCGGCTGATCGAGACCCTGGTCCGGCTGCGCGACCTCGGCAACACCTTGATCGTCGTCGAGCACGACGAGGACACCATCCGCACCGCCGACTGGGTCGTCGACATCGGCCCGGGTGCGGGGGAGCACGGCGGCCAGGTGGTGGTTTCCGGCACCGTCGAGGATCTGCTGGCCGCGGAGCACTCGATCACCGGGCAGTACCTCACCGGCGCGCGCAGCATCGAGATCCCCGCCGTCCGCCGACCGCGGACGAAGGGGCGCGAGCTGACCGTCGAGGGCGCCAAGGAGCACAACCTGCGCGACGTCTCGGTGCAGTTCCCGCTCGGCTGCTTCGTGGCGGTCACCGGGGTGTCCGGGTCCGGCAAGTCCACCTTGGTCAACGACATCCTGTACACGGCCCTGGCCAGGGAGCTCAACGGCGCCCGGGGGGTGCCCGGGCGGCACCGGCGGATCACCGGCACCGACCTCGTGGACAAGGTCGTGCACGTCGACCAGAGCGCGATCGGGCGCACCCCGCGGTCCAACCCGGCCACGTACACGGGCGTGTTCGACCACATCCGCCGGCTGTTCGCCGAGACCACCGAGGCCAAGGTCCGCGGCTACCTGCCCGGCCGGTTCTCGTTCAACGTCAAGGGCGGGCGCTGCGAGGCGTGCGCCGGCGACGGCACCATCAAGATCGAGATGAACTTCCTGCCGGACGTCTACGTCCCGTGCGAGGTCTGCCACGGGGCCCGGTACAACCGGGAGACCCTCGAGGTGCACTTCAAGGGCCGCACCATCTCCGAGGTCCTCGACCTGCCGATCGAGGAGGCCCTGGACTTCTTCGAGGCGGTGCCTCCCATCGCACGGCACCTGCGCACGCTCACCGACGTCGGCCTGGGCTACGTGCGACTGGGTCAGCCCGCGCCCACCCTGTCCGGCGGCGAGGCGCAACGGGTGAAGCTCGCCTCCGAGCTGCAGCGCCGGTCGACTGGGCGAACCGTGTACGTGCTCGACGAGCCGACCACCGGGCTGCACTTCGAGGACATCCGCAAGCTGCTCGGGGTGCTCGGCCGGCTGGTCGACGCGGGGAATACCGTGATCGTCATCGAGCACAACCTGGACGTGATCAAGACCGCGGACTGGGTCGTGGACATGGGCCCGGAGGGCGGCACCGGGGGCGGCCTGGTGGTGGCGACCGGCACCCCCGAGGAGGTCGCCGTGGCCGAGGGCAGCCACACAGGGACCTTCCTGCGGGAGGTGCTCGCCGACCGGCTGGCCGGGAACCTGCCGGGGCCACCGTCCGTCCCGGCTCGAGCCAGGCGCAGCGCGGTGAAGTCCACGACCGCCCGAAAGTCCCGAGCCCGAGGAGCGTCGTGACCGACCGTTCCACCCCGGTCAGCCGCCGATCGGTCCTCAAGGGCGTCGCCGCAGCCGGGGTCGCCGCCCCGGTCCTGGCCGCCTGCGGCGGCGGGTCCGGGTCGGGAAGCGGCACCTCGGGGGGCGGCACGGTCACGACGGTCAAGGCCGCCGACGTGCCGGTCGGTGGTGGCGTGGTGAGCGGGCAGGCCGTGGTCGTCCAGCCCAGCGCGGGGACATTCAAGGCGTACTCGGCCGTGTGCACCCACGCCGGCTGCCTGGTCTCACAGGTCCAGGACGGCGAGATCATCTGCCCGTGCCACGGCAGCACGTTCGCCGTGGCCACCGGGGCGCCGGACGGCGGCCCGGCGCCGTCCCCGCTGGGCGCGCTCACCGCGACCGTGCAGGGCGACTCCGTCATCGTCACCGGCTGACCGGGCCGGCCGTAGCCTGGCACCGTGGCCGACCCGTCGACGTACCGTCCGGCACCGGGCTCGGTGCCGGACGAGCCCGGGGTGTACCGGTTCCGCGACGAGCGCGGCCGAGTCATCTACGTCGGCAAGGCGAAGAGCCTGCGGCAACGGCTCGGCTCGTACTTCCAGGACCTCGCGGCGCTGCATCCCCGGACCCAGACCATGGTCCGCAGCGCCGCGTCGGTCGAGTGGACCGTGGTGGCCACCGAGGTCGAGGCGCTGCAGCTGGAGTACTCCTGGATCAAGGAGTTCGACCCCCGGTTCAACGTCAAGTACCGCGACGACAAGAGCTACCCCTACCTCGCGGTCACCGTCGGGGAGGAGTACCCGCGCATCCAGGTGATGCGTGGGGCCAAGCGCAAGGGGGTGCGGTACTTCGGCCCGTACTCGCACGCCTGGGCGATCCGGGAGACGGTGGACCTGCTGCTGCGGGTCTTCCCGGTGCGCACCTGCAGCGCCGGCGTCTTCCGGCGCGCCCAGCAGACCGGCCGGCCCTGCCTGCTCGGGTACATCGACCGCTGCTCGGCGCCGTGTGTGG
It includes:
- the rpsA gene encoding 30S ribosomal protein S1; the encoded protein is MTASTADTVAVPTATPQVAVNDIGSAEDFLAAIDLTIKYFNDGDIVEGVIVKVDRDEVLLDIGYKTEGVIPSRELSIKHDVDPNEVVKVGDEIEALVLQKEDKEGRLILSKKRAQYERAWGTIEQLKEEDGVVTGTVIEVVKGGLILDIGLRGFLPASLVEMRRVRDLQPYVGKELEAKIIELDKNRNNVVLSRRAWLEQTQSAVRQNFLTTLQKGQVRSGVVSSIVNFGAFVDLGGVDGLVHVSELSWKHIDHPSEVVEVGQEVTVEVLDVDMDRERVSLSLKATQEDPWQQFARTHQIGQVVPGKVTKLVPFGAFVRVDEGIEGLVHISELAERHVEIPEQVVQVANDIFVKVIDIDLERRRISLSLKQANEGTIGEAVEFDPTMYGMAANYDEQGNYIYPDGFDPETGEWLPGYETQQAEWEKQYAAAQERFEAHKVQVEEARRSDAEATTEAPSAYSSEGSDDAEEAAGTLASDEALAALREKLTGES
- the coaE gene encoding dephospho-CoA kinase; the protein is MLTIGLTGGIGAGKSEVARLLMTYGAVLIDADRIAREVVEPGTSGLAEVVAQFGSEVLTADGALDRAAMARLVFGDERARRRLEAVVHPLVAQRTQDLLASVPPDAVVVHDVPLLVEKGYAARYDMVVVVEAPEDVRVDRLVEHRGFSAEDAGARIAAQATPAERAAVADVVIDNAGTFADLEVQVAELWVEVTSRLA
- the uvrB gene encoding excinuclease ABC subunit UvrB, whose amino-acid sequence is MRPVTDLQRRVAPFQVISEFSPSGDQPAAIDELERRVRAGERDVVLLGATGTGKSATTAWLVERLQRPTLVMAPNKTLAAQLANEFRELLPNNAVEYFVSYYDYYQPEAYIPQTDTYIEKDSSINDEVERLRHSATNSLLTRRDVIVVASVSCIYGLGTPQEYVDRMVRLRVGQEFDRDQLLRRFVDIQYTRNDIAFTRGTFRVRGDTIEIFPVYEERAVRIEMFGDEIERLMTLHPLTGEVVTEDEELYVFPASHYIAGPERMERAIAGIEAEAAERLAELERQGKLLEAQRLRMRTSYDVEMMRQVGSCSGIENYSRHIDGRAPGTPPNTLLDYFPEDFLMVIDESHVTVPQIGGMYEGDMSRKRNLVDHGFRLPSAMDNRPLRWEEFVERVGQTVYLSATPGPYELGRGHGVVEQIIRPTGLVDPEVVVKPTKGQIDDLVHEIRERAERDERVLVTTLTKKMAEDLTDYLLELGIRVRYLHSEVDTLRRVELLRELRQGEFDVLVGINLLREGLDLPEVSLVSILDADKEGFLRSGTSLIQTIGRAARNVSGQVHMYADQITPSMQHAIDETNRRRAKQVAYNTERGLDPQPLRKRISDITELLAREDADTEQLIGSGRSQSRGRGPVRGGGRGVDVGRHSTDLAGMPRAELADLIQQLTDQMHASAAELQFEVAARLRDEIGDLKKELRGMDAAGVG
- a CDS encoding TerC family protein, yielding MDVSPAVWGATLAGILAVIAIDLVAVSRRPHRPTMRESTAWVFFYIALALAFGAVVAVAFGSRYAGEFYAGWLTEYSLSVDNLFVFVIIMSRFRVPATAQQTVLIIGVILALVFRGIFIALGAAAIARFSWVFYLFGAFLLYTAYKLFSHDEDEEDEFKGNALLRLVRRVVPTAPDYDGIRLRTTVAGRRLFTPMLVVMVAIGTTDVLFALDSIPAIFGLTKEPYLVFTANAFALMGLVQLYFLLGGLLDRLVFLGRGLAVVLAFIGVKLVLEALHTNTLPFINGGEPVPWAPVIPITLSLVVIVVILGVTAVASLLHTRRTAQADG
- a CDS encoding MBL fold metallo-hydrolase, with protein sequence MPYTGHVHPGGSADVHELAQLVISKISVGPMDNNAYLLRCRVTGEQLLVDAANDADRLLELIGPGGVGGIVTTHRHADHWQALAEVAKATGARTFAHPDDSEGIPVETDVFLRDGDRVRFGEVELAVIHLVGHTPGSIALLYDDPEGSPHLFSGDCLFPGGVGKTASPADFESLYQGVLAKVFNKLPDETWVYPGHGDDTNLGDERPHLAKWAARGW
- a CDS encoding maleylpyruvate isomerase family mycothiol-dependent enzyme, translating into MPPADPYAASLAELSGSTVRLVAAVRALDDAALREPSLLPGWTRGHVVTHLARNADGLVNLATWARTGVETPMYPGGRAARDAEIERDAGRPASEQVADTEAASERLAAALADLPAGALGVELRVGSGATVPAAGLPLRRIREVEIHLVDLAAAYHPADWSLAFAERTLAELTPSIGGSPVGVLRDPDTGRSWALAPDRPVLTGPAQDLLGWLVGRSDGTGLSFDGTGSVPSAPPWQ
- the uvrA gene encoding excinuclease ABC subunit UvrA, whose translation is MPDRLIVRGAREHNLKDVSLDLPRDSLVVFTGLSGSGKSSLAFDTIFAEGQRRYVESLSAYARQFLGQLDKPDVDFIEGLSPAVSIDQKSTSRNPRSTVGTITEVYDYLRLLFARIGQPHCPVCGQPIARQTPQQIVDRVLELDEGGRFQVLAPVVRARKGEYVDLFRELQTKGYSRARVDGTVISLAEPPTLKKQEKHTIEVVVDRLQVKQSARRRLTDSIETALTLGGGLVVLDFVDLPEDDPHRERTFSEHLACLDDDLSFEELEPRSFSFNSPFGACPTCTGLGTRMEVDPELVVADPSVSLDEGALVPWRGATTSDYFGRLVQALADTMGFRTDVAFERLPAKVRTALLHGIDEQVHVRYRNRYGRERSYYTAFEGVIPFVQRRHAEAESDTARDRWEGFMRQVPCPDCGGSRLKPVVLAVTVGGHNIAEVAGLPIGECAEYLRTLDLSPRDQQIAERVLKEVNERLRFLLDVGLDYLSLDRAAGTLAGGEAQRIRLATQIGSGLVGVLYVLDEPSIGLHQRDNRRLIETLVRLRDLGNTLIVVEHDEDTIRTADWVVDIGPGAGEHGGQVVVSGTVEDLLAAEHSITGQYLTGARSIEIPAVRRPRTKGRELTVEGAKEHNLRDVSVQFPLGCFVAVTGVSGSGKSTLVNDILYTALARELNGARGVPGRHRRITGTDLVDKVVHVDQSAIGRTPRSNPATYTGVFDHIRRLFAETTEAKVRGYLPGRFSFNVKGGRCEACAGDGTIKIEMNFLPDVYVPCEVCHGARYNRETLEVHFKGRTISEVLDLPIEEALDFFEAVPPIARHLRTLTDVGLGYVRLGQPAPTLSGGEAQRVKLASELQRRSTGRTVYVLDEPTTGLHFEDIRKLLGVLGRLVDAGNTVIVIEHNLDVIKTADWVVDMGPEGGTGGGLVVATGTPEEVAVAEGSHTGTFLREVLADRLAGNLPGPPSVPARARRSAVKSTTARKSRARGAS
- a CDS encoding Rieske (2Fe-2S) protein — translated: MTDRSTPVSRRSVLKGVAAAGVAAPVLAACGGGSGSGSGTSGGGTVTTVKAADVPVGGGVVSGQAVVVQPSAGTFKAYSAVCTHAGCLVSQVQDGEIICPCHGSTFAVATGAPDGGPAPSPLGALTATVQGDSVIVTG